The nucleotide sequence GCGTCTTGGCGTGAATGTCGCTAACGGCGTGGTGCGTGAAAATGAGGCGCTGCTTGACGGCAACCCGCTGAACTTTTCAGTCGCACAGTTGGGAACGCATCCGGTATTCTCCGCCATTGAATGGTTCGATCTTTACGGCTCATGGCCGCTGTTGCCGGTCGGCGGTAATACGCGCGCCGAAGCGGAAACCGGGCCGCAGGCCTGGGTCGATCTGAACCGCAGCGGCCAATTTGACGCCCAGGATGTCCGGCAGAGCTTTGCCGTGGTCATTTCAGGCCGGATCGGCGCGGGCGAGTTCCTCGTCTTCGGTGATGACGCGATTTTTCAGAATCGCTACCTGACCGGCAATAACCTGCAACTGGCCCGTAATCTGGCGGACTGGCTGACAAAATAAGCAGCAGAGAGACCGATGGGTAATCCTGGCGAATTTTTACAAACCTGTGCAGCGGGAAAAGTTTGGTTATTCTGTTCTCAATGTGACACAGCCGTCAACTTTAACGCTGTAGAACATCTTGACTGCATTGAAAACCCGCACTACTGGGGACCCGAGCCCTGGTGGCACGACACCAGGGTATTTCGCTGTCCGCTCTGCCTTGGCAAACAACAATCGGTACTGCACGTCAATGACTGAGTTCAATCCATCTTGGCTGACAAAACCCGCTCTGGCG is from Desulfuromonadaceae bacterium and encodes:
- a CDS encoding DUF4350 domain-containing protein — translated: MLYFFRTLHATLLLGTLLFSLTTPVSAAQPQVLFDQGHGQMFTIAGKGDLDLSTFARLFDEAGRGVPRAQRAPFDDAALSTARALVISGPFSPYSDAEVETLFKFVEKGGRLAIMLHIGPPAAHLLERLGVNVANGVVRENEALLDGNPLNFSVAQLGTHPVFSAIEWFDLYGSWPLLPVGGNTRAEAETGPQAWVDLNRSGQFDAQDVRQSFAVVISGRIGAGEFLVFGDDAIFQNRYLTGNNLQLARNLADWLTK